The following coding sequences lie in one Psychrilyobacter atlanticus DSM 19335 genomic window:
- a CDS encoding DUF5058 family protein: protein MTTQNHMFYANHPLIWASAIFGISIVLIQSALIIKKSIKVGKAIGISENDMNKGIRTSAIASIGPALGVVGSLLALLVTMGSAVSAVRLSLIGGSNFEAMAANFGAKAMGAELSTNMLPVVFTNALWTMALGSLGWITFVFLFAHKMDKVNGLLTNGRKALLPAVGLGAMLGSFAYFNVGNLLKVTTNPEITLSGGTGLIIMVACLKIGDTKKITWLKEWALTFAMFGGAAIGTLIV from the coding sequence ATGACTACACAGAATCACATGTTTTATGCAAATCATCCATTAATTTGGGCGAGTGCAATCTTTGGAATCTCTATCGTTTTAATTCAATCGGCTTTAATAATCAAAAAATCAATTAAGGTAGGTAAAGCAATTGGGATATCAGAAAATGATATGAATAAGGGAATAAGAACTAGTGCTATTGCCAGTATCGGTCCAGCTTTAGGTGTCGTAGGAAGTTTGCTAGCACTATTAGTAACAATGGGCTCAGCGGTTTCAGCAGTAAGGTTAAGTTTAATTGGAGGTTCTAATTTTGAAGCAATGGCAGCCAATTTTGGTGCTAAAGCAATGGGAGCAGAATTATCTACGAATATGCTTCCAGTTGTGTTTACAAATGCTCTTTGGACAATGGCATTAGGTTCATTAGGATGGATTACTTTTGTTTTTTTATTCGCACATAAGATGGATAAAGTAAATGGGTTGTTAACCAATGGTAGAAAAGCACTTCTTCCAGCAGTGGGACTAGGAGCTATGTTAGGATCTTTTGCCTACTTTAACGTAGGCAATTTACTGAAAGTAACTACAAACCCTGAGATAACTCTTTCAGGCGGAACTGGATTGATCATTATGGTTGCCTGTCTAAAAATTGGAGACACAAAAAAAATTACTTGGCTGAAGGAATGGGCTCTAACATTTGCAATGTTTGGTGGAGCAGCTATAGGAACATTGATTGTTTAA
- a CDS encoding M20/M25/M40 family metallo-hydrolase has product MNKERIIENFIEMIKIHSPSKNEKNYTNYLVEKLNELGLEVYLDHGYKNYDGNAPTIFGKLNGKIAGEGVTLAAHTDVVEPSESVNAIIDGHIIKTDETTTLGGDDKAGIASILEVLRVIQEKNVPHKDIFVLLTPCEELGMLGAKNINWNLIPEHMKPAKNMLVIDNAGRAGLIAHTAPTKYDVDLIFKGKTAHAGIEPENGLNAIQLASIAIADMKMGRIDELTTSNIGSIFSNYATNVVAEECIVKAEVRGHSTEKVLEIIKSYEKSCELAIEKFGGKYSLKYICDYPTLKPKDNLKFANEFKEIYKSLGIKSELAVIGGGSDSNILASNGYNSIIIGVGMYNVHTVYETLDTRDLFYTTEAILTYIKKRS; this is encoded by the coding sequence ATGAATAAAGAAAGGATAATCGAAAATTTTATAGAAATGATTAAAATACATTCTCCTTCAAAAAACGAGAAAAACTATACGAATTATTTAGTTGAAAAACTCAATGAATTAGGATTAGAAGTTTATTTAGATCATGGGTATAAAAACTATGATGGAAATGCTCCAACTATTTTTGGAAAATTAAATGGTAAAATAGCAGGAGAGGGAGTAACACTTGCAGCTCATACAGATGTAGTTGAACCTTCGGAATCTGTAAATGCTATAATTGATGGACATATTATAAAAACAGATGAAACCACTACTCTAGGCGGAGATGACAAAGCAGGAATAGCTTCTATATTAGAAGTTTTAAGAGTAATCCAAGAAAAAAATGTTCCACATAAAGATATATTTGTTTTATTAACACCATGTGAAGAACTAGGAATGTTAGGAGCTAAAAATATTAATTGGAATTTAATCCCAGAACATATGAAACCAGCTAAAAATATGCTTGTAATTGATAATGCAGGAAGAGCAGGGTTAATTGCTCATACAGCACCTACCAAATATGATGTAGATTTAATTTTTAAAGGAAAAACTGCACATGCTGGAATAGAACCTGAAAATGGGCTTAATGCAATCCAATTAGCTTCTATAGCGATCGCAGATATGAAGATGGGACGTATTGATGAATTAACTACTTCAAATATAGGATCTATATTTTCAAATTATGCAACTAATGTTGTAGCCGAAGAATGTATTGTAAAAGCAGAGGTAAGAGGACATTCTACAGAAAAAGTTTTAGAAATTATTAAGTCTTATGAAAAAAGTTGTGAATTGGCTATTGAAAAATTTGGAGGCAAATATAGTCTTAAATATATATGTGACTATCCAACACTAAAACCAAAAGATAATTTAAAATTTGCTAATGAATTTAAAGAAATATATAAATCCTTAGGTATAAAATCAGAATTAGCAGTTATTGGTGGTGGATCTGATAGTAATATCTTAGCTTCAAACGGTTATAATTCTATTATAATTGGAGTAGGAATGTATAATGTACATACAGTGTATGAAACTTTAGATACTAGAGATTTATTTTACACAACAGAAGCAATTTTAACTTACATAAAAAAAAGGAGCTAA
- a CDS encoding amidohydrolase, giving the protein MNKQELKNRIIKTIDDNRYSIIEAGRKIYSTPELGYREVETTKTAVTFLKELGLEVEENIAITGCRARLNQNSIGPKIAILGELDSISVTNHPDANANGNIHACGHNIQMGGLLGAALGLVKSGILEKLDGKIDIMATPAEEFIELEYREQLRSKGKIKYFGGKQELISRGAFDDVNMSIMFHSLDLGENNALIGPVSNGFIGKKIKFIGKESHAGSAPEDGINALNAAMLAINNINAQRETFKDSDRVRVHPIITKGGDIVNVIPADVRMEAYVRARTIEGMLSSNVKVNRALKAGAMAVGADIEITEIPGYLPILKYSDMDKHFKENLENLGLKGKIIEGGDFTGSFDFGDVSHLMPTLHPMIGGVKGALHSVDFNIIDEDLAYIVPAKAMAMTVVDLLFNNAESANNILNDFKPVMTKTQYLEFMETNNKVIKN; this is encoded by the coding sequence ATGAATAAACAAGAGTTAAAAAATAGAATTATAAAAACTATTGATGATAATCGGTACTCTATTATTGAAGCAGGAAGAAAGATTTATTCTACTCCTGAATTAGGCTACAGAGAAGTAGAAACAACAAAGACTGCGGTAACTTTCCTTAAAGAATTAGGGTTAGAAGTAGAGGAAAATATTGCTATTACTGGGTGTAGAGCAAGATTGAATCAGAACTCTATAGGACCTAAAATAGCCATCTTAGGAGAACTTGATTCTATATCTGTTACTAACCACCCAGATGCCAATGCTAACGGTAATATACATGCATGTGGTCATAATATTCAAATGGGTGGATTATTAGGTGCAGCTCTTGGACTTGTTAAATCAGGCATATTAGAAAAATTAGATGGAAAAATTGATATTATGGCAACTCCTGCTGAAGAGTTTATAGAACTAGAATATAGAGAGCAACTAAGATCAAAAGGTAAGATAAAATATTTTGGAGGCAAACAAGAGCTTATAAGTAGAGGAGCCTTTGATGATGTTAATATGTCTATAATGTTTCATTCTTTAGATCTAGGAGAAAACAACGCTTTAATTGGACCTGTAAGCAACGGTTTTATAGGTAAAAAAATAAAATTTATAGGAAAAGAATCCCATGCAGGTTCTGCTCCAGAAGATGGTATTAATGCATTAAATGCAGCAATGCTTGCTATAAATAACATTAATGCTCAAAGAGAAACTTTTAAAGATTCAGATAGAGTAAGAGTGCATCCCATTATTACTAAGGGAGGAGACATAGTCAACGTTATTCCTGCTGATGTAAGGATGGAAGCTTACGTAAGAGCTAGAACTATTGAAGGAATGTTGAGTTCAAATGTTAAAGTAAATAGAGCTCTTAAAGCTGGAGCAATGGCTGTAGGAGCAGATATTGAAATAACAGAAATCCCTGGGTATCTTCCAATATTAAAATATTCTGATATGGATAAGCATTTTAAAGAAAATCTTGAAAATTTAGGATTAAAGGGAAAAATTATAGAAGGTGGGGATTTTACAGGCTCTTTTGATTTCGGTGATGTTTCACATCTAATGCCTACGCTTCATCCTATGATAGGAGGTGTTAAAGGGGCTTTACATTCCGTTGATTTTAATATCATAGATGAAGATTTAGCATATATAGTCCCTGCTAAAGCAATGGCGATGACGGTAGTTGACCTTCTTTTCAATAACGCGGAATCCGCTAATAATATTTTAAATGATTTTAAGCCCGTAATGACTAAAACTCAATATCTTGAATTTATGGAAACAAATAATAAAGTTATCAAAAATTAA
- a CDS encoding GNAT family N-acetyltransferase yields the protein MSLKIKTENLKISSAKIGEIEKIILLENKEENKKFVWQGTYEEHIKEINSSSDFLLTFKECKSKKIVGFSLVNINKKSNVFELRRIVISEKGKGYGRESIFGLMNYAFNKKNINRFWLDVYTDNVVAIELYKKLGMTFEGTLRESYKSERGYLDQMIFSILKKEFKTKYQNTNIIK from the coding sequence ATGTCTTTAAAAATTAAAACAGAAAATCTAAAAATTTCATCTGCAAAAATAGGAGAAATTGAAAAAATAATACTTCTTGAAAATAAAGAAGAAAATAAAAAGTTTGTATGGCAAGGAACTTATGAAGAACATATAAAAGAAATAAATAGCTCTTCAGATTTTTTGCTTACATTTAAAGAATGCAAAAGTAAAAAAATAGTTGGTTTTTCACTTGTAAATATTAATAAAAAATCAAATGTTTTTGAATTAAGAAGAATAGTAATTTCTGAAAAAGGAAAAGGATATGGAAGAGAGTCTATATTTGGTTTAATGAATTATGCCTTTAATAAAAAAAATATAAATAGATTTTGGTTAGATGTTTATACAGATAATGTAGTAGCGATAGAATTATATAAAAAATTAGGCATGACATTTGAAGGAACTCTCAGAGAATCATATAAATCAGAAAGAGGATATCTTGATCAAATGATATTTTCTATATTAAAAAAAGAATTTAAAACAAAATATCAAAATACTAATATCATTAAGTAA
- a CDS encoding DMT family transporter, translating to MDERKSKIGGLAIVIAASLWGLDGIVLTPRLYNLDTKFVVFMLHLLPFIGMNFIFYKEYKALKKFTKYDYIFMTLVALFGGVIGTLSIVKALFLLNFQHLTIVTLLQKLQPVFAIVLARFILKEKIAKKFVVWAMLALTAGYFLTFEFSNPFSIEHQNMLEASMYAIVAAFAFGSSTVFGKRMVSTITHKQTLFFRYGLTTLILAVVNVLSNNFGQFSKITTLNWQIFIIIGLTSGSGAAFIYYYGLRHVKANVATICELSFPISSILFDYLFNGSILSPFQWVSMSIMIFSIIKITKLKTN from the coding sequence ATGGACGAAAGAAAAAGCAAAATAGGTGGATTGGCAATAGTTATAGCAGCAAGTTTATGGGGATTAGATGGGATAGTACTGACACCTCGTCTATATAACCTGGATACAAAATTTGTGGTGTTTATGCTTCACCTGCTGCCATTTATAGGAATGAACTTTATATTTTATAAGGAATATAAAGCATTAAAAAAGTTTACTAAGTATGACTATATATTTATGACATTAGTTGCACTCTTTGGAGGAGTCATAGGGACATTATCCATTGTAAAAGCACTGTTTTTATTAAATTTTCAGCATCTGACAATAGTAACACTTCTACAAAAATTACAGCCGGTATTTGCCATTGTTTTAGCTAGGTTTATCCTCAAAGAGAAAATTGCTAAAAAATTTGTGGTATGGGCTATGTTAGCTTTAACAGCAGGATATTTTTTAACTTTTGAATTTAGTAATCCGTTCTCTATTGAACATCAAAATATGTTAGAAGCATCTATGTATGCTATAGTTGCAGCTTTTGCCTTTGGTAGTTCTACCGTTTTTGGGAAAAGAATGGTTTCAACAATTACGCATAAACAGACATTATTCTTCAGGTATGGGCTTACAACACTGATTCTTGCAGTTGTAAATGTTTTAAGTAATAATTTTGGTCAGTTTTCTAAAATAACTACCCTTAACTGGCAAATATTTATAATTATTGGATTGACAAGTGGAAGTGGAGCAGCATTTATATATTATTATGGATTGAGACATGTAAAAGCAAATGTAGCTACAATTTGTGAACTTTCATTCCCTATCTCAAGTATCTTATTTGACTACCTATTCAATGGAAGTATCTTATCTCCATTTCAATGGGTGAGTATGAGTATTATGATTTTTTCTATAATTAAGATAACTAAATTAAAAACAAACTAA